A portion of the Intestinibacillus sp. Marseille-P6563 genome contains these proteins:
- a CDS encoding S-layer homology domain-containing protein has product MKKRILAALLSASLVLCGMPGAWAASDISGHWAEKYITYLNQEGVINPSATTGDYSPNEKVMRAEFMRYINRAFHFTETADISYTDVNPNDWYYETVQIAEKYGYIAGVGDGKMDPEGYVTREQAATIIGRLYKTTTADAVSPSQLTFSDKNQVSTWSAGYIYDASQKGYIVGYPDGTFKPKNTVTRAEVSRILYSYLGNSLSTEGKTYTSADFRNDVENVTISESCTLSGAEVGGDLYITEGLGSDAVTLSDVIVDGALVISGGNVTLNNVDATVIFVGSSMNRLVQVTATGNTNIANAQVQSTASLTESNLNVSAGGFSDITVSGSNTTTLTLDGDVWNVDMKSPSAVSLSSSGRINTLTMEAGGTVSGYGTIDSAIIKANGANLAIKPGSYTLSSGVTATINGQTVKAETAVSVTPETLSWDRGGKELDNSYDFKLSVDPKTLEKVTMDGKTLSEGTDYNRTDDGFRVYRTFLNSISSAGTYTMELTFTDGSKGRLTLKVTDSSKSTLSPTQATFDKYTGGDLEFNLAAASGTQLSSIKLSGSTLTRGDDYTYNSSTGTVTILNSYLSKRSTGTSTITFNMSNGDSLTAGLTIKDSTPVNALSSTTLDFDANTSSSDYGDLHVTLTAVDGASLKNITVVSDNKTLDEGWQYTISSSGDVSINRTALAELAKDGRSYVDLRFNMSTGVNPVLRVNFVTTYQVRVNVTDDLGQAVSNASVSIKPNADSDADKEAASPAQEKLTDSSGVASFFVKKGTYTVTISGDQFETITKDIRVTSSSQNVNVSVAIEEQVTIVVTASSGANISGATVVLGNQTKTTGADGTATFQIAHGTYTLSVTASGYATYTDANFAVNSSQTKRITMNR; this is encoded by the coding sequence GTGAAAAAAAGAATCCTGGCCGCTTTGCTGTCGGCTTCCCTGGTTTTGTGTGGGATGCCGGGCGCATGGGCCGCAAGTGACATCAGCGGCCACTGGGCGGAAAAATATATTACCTATCTCAATCAGGAAGGTGTCATCAACCCGAGCGCGACCACGGGCGACTATTCGCCCAACGAAAAGGTCATGCGTGCCGAGTTCATGCGCTATATCAACCGGGCGTTCCATTTCACCGAAACGGCCGATATTTCCTATACCGACGTCAATCCGAACGACTGGTATTATGAAACCGTGCAGATCGCCGAGAAATACGGCTATATCGCTGGCGTTGGCGACGGCAAGATGGACCCCGAAGGCTATGTCACCCGCGAACAGGCGGCGACCATCATCGGGCGTCTGTACAAGACCACCACAGCCGATGCGGTATCGCCCAGCCAGCTGACCTTCTCGGACAAAAATCAGGTCAGCACCTGGAGCGCCGGATACATCTATGACGCGTCGCAAAAGGGCTACATCGTCGGCTATCCGGACGGTACGTTTAAGCCCAAGAACACAGTCACCCGCGCCGAAGTGTCGCGTATTTTGTATTCCTACCTCGGCAACTCGCTGAGCACCGAGGGCAAGACCTACACGAGCGCCGATTTCCGTAACGACGTGGAAAACGTGACCATCTCGGAAAGCTGCACGCTTTCGGGCGCTGAGGTCGGCGGCGATTTGTACATCACCGAAGGTCTGGGTTCGGATGCCGTTACCCTGTCCGATGTCATCGTAGACGGTGCCCTGGTCATTTCGGGCGGCAATGTCACGCTGAATAACGTGGATGCTACGGTGATTTTTGTCGGTTCTTCGATGAACCGTCTGGTACAGGTGACAGCTACTGGCAACACCAACATTGCAAATGCGCAAGTGCAGTCGACTGCATCGCTCACCGAAAGCAACCTGAATGTATCGGCCGGCGGCTTTAGTGACATTACGGTGAGCGGCAGCAATACCACGACGCTGACGCTCGATGGCGATGTTTGGAATGTGGACATGAAGAGCCCGTCGGCAGTCAGCCTGTCCAGCTCTGGACGGATCAACACCCTGACCATGGAAGCTGGCGGTACGGTCAGCGGTTACGGCACCATCGATTCGGCAATCATCAAGGCCAATGGCGCCAACCTGGCCATCAAACCAGGTTCTTACACCCTGTCCAGCGGCGTGACCGCGACCATCAATGGTCAGACGGTCAAGGCAGAGACCGCCGTATCCGTCACCCCGGAAACCCTGTCGTGGGACCGCGGCGGGAAGGAACTGGACAATTCCTATGATTTTAAGCTGTCGGTCGACCCCAAGACGCTGGAAAAGGTGACCATGGACGGCAAGACCCTGTCGGAAGGCACCGATTACAACCGTACCGACGATGGGTTTCGTGTGTACCGCACGTTTTTAAATTCCATTTCTTCGGCGGGCACCTATACCATGGAGCTGACCTTCACCGACGGCAGCAAGGGTCGCCTGACCCTGAAGGTGACCGATTCGTCTAAGAGCACTTTGTCCCCCACACAGGCGACATTTGATAAGTACACCGGCGGGGACCTGGAGTTCAATTTGGCAGCAGCTTCCGGCACCCAGCTTTCGTCCATCAAGCTTTCGGGCTCCACCTTGACCCGGGGCGATGATTATACCTACAATAGTTCGACCGGCACGGTCACCATCTTAAATTCCTATCTGTCCAAGCGCTCGACCGGCACGTCGACAATCACCTTCAACATGAGCAATGGCGACAGCCTGACCGCCGGACTGACGATCAAGGATTCCACCCCGGTCAATGCGCTGTCCTCGACCACGTTGGACTTTGATGCTAACACCTCGAGCAGCGACTATGGCGACCTGCACGTCACGCTGACAGCAGTGGATGGCGCGAGTCTGAAGAACATCACGGTCGTCAGCGACAACAAGACGCTGGACGAAGGCTGGCAGTATACCATTTCTTCGTCGGGTGATGTCAGCATCAACCGTACGGCGTTGGCCGAACTGGCCAAGGATGGCCGCAGCTATGTGGATTTACGGTTTAACATGTCCACAGGCGTCAATCCGGTGCTCCGCGTCAACTTTGTGACCACCTATCAGGTGCGCGTGAATGTCACCGATGACCTGGGGCAGGCTGTCAGCAATGCGTCGGTTTCCATCAAACCCAATGCCGACAGCGATGCCGATAAGGAAGCCGCTTCCCCGGCGCAGGAAAAGCTCACCGATTCGTCGGGTGTTGCCAGCTTCTTTGTCAAGAAGGGCACCTACACTGTGACCATTTCGGGTGACCAGTTTGAAACCATCACCAAGGATATCCGCGTTACCTCGAGCAGCCAGAATGTCAATGTCAGCGTTGCCATTGAGGAACAGGTGACCATTGTTGTAACGGCAAGTTCGGGCGCGAACATCAGCGGCGCAACCGTTGTTTTGGGCAATCAAACCAAGACCACTGGCGCAGACGGCACGGCAACGTTCCAGATTGCGCACGGTACATACACGTTGAGCGTCACGGCATCCGGGTATGCAACCTATACCGATGCCAACTTTGCAGTAAACTCTTCGCAGACCAAGCGCATCACCATGAACCGGTAA
- a CDS encoding YlmH family RNA-binding protein — protein sequence MTRNEILRALAANGDDRMLLAAALDKLETCRTRNYPTHTRFLDMRERALVQQAVRLAGGERECLFWGGYADAERTCALFYPDYLTEEQAKEDSPFVLLRAEKQPADTLTHRDYLGALMGLQINREMVGDILVSDQGAEILAMQEVADFLLTHFAQAGRKRVSLSQQPLSDLKVPAVTETVGEGSVASLRLDSVIALVFSLSRGDAQAYIEKGLVFLNQQPCLKPGRDVDAGDRITVRGKGRARIEALGGVSRKGRQFIRYARS from the coding sequence ATGACAAGAAATGAGATCCTGCGCGCCCTGGCTGCAAACGGCGATGACCGCATGCTGCTGGCCGCTGCGCTGGACAAACTGGAAACCTGCCGCACGCGCAATTATCCGACCCACACCCGGTTTCTCGACATGCGGGAGCGCGCTCTCGTGCAGCAGGCCGTCCGCCTGGCGGGCGGCGAGCGGGAATGCCTCTTTTGGGGCGGCTATGCCGATGCCGAGCGCACCTGTGCGCTGTTTTATCCCGACTATCTGACCGAAGAGCAGGCCAAGGAGGACAGTCCTTTTGTTCTTCTGCGGGCCGAGAAGCAGCCGGCCGATACACTGACCCACCGCGATTATCTGGGCGCCCTGATGGGGCTGCAGATCAACCGCGAAATGGTGGGGGACATCCTGGTCAGCGACCAGGGGGCCGAGATCTTGGCCATGCAGGAAGTCGCCGATTTCCTGCTGACCCACTTTGCCCAGGCAGGCCGCAAACGGGTAAGCCTGTCCCAGCAGCCGCTCAGCGACCTAAAGGTGCCGGCCGTCACCGAAACGGTGGGAGAAGGCTCGGTGGCTTCGCTGCGGCTGGACAGCGTAATCGCCCTGGTGTTTTCGCTCTCGCGCGGCGACGCGCAGGCGTACATCGAAAAAGGGCTGGTGTTTTTAAACCAGCAGCCTTGTCTCAAGCCGGGACGCGATGTGGACGCAGGCGACCGCATCACCGTACGCGGCAAGGGCCGCGCGCGCATCGAAGCGCTGGGCGGCGTCAGCCGAAAAGGGCGGCAATTTATCCGGTATGCCCGCTCGTAA
- a CDS encoding biotin--[acetyl-CoA-carboxylase] ligase, producing MVKDEVLRALENSRGLRISGGRLAQELGVSRAAVWKAIESLRAEGMQIASTPGGGYCLPASDDSLTAPGVSALLHTHCFGHDLIVLPETDSTNTAIKQHYAATKGEGFTFIAERQTAGRGRLGRCFHSSSGLGLYTSVLLRPKMPLEHLNFLTIAAAVAVCQTIETCCGLCPQIKWVNDVLLDGRKICGILTEASIEGETGCIDYAIVGIGVNFRLDRESLPSDVQAVAGALADFTDELPRRAVLAAELLNQLETLYDHLCAGRTDEVLTPYRKRLSYLDQPIRVLAPAGAYDAICRGVNDAGNLLVERPDGTRETLQSGEISTRPLV from the coding sequence ATGGTCAAAGACGAAGTGCTCCGCGCCTTGGAAAACAGCCGCGGTCTGCGCATCTCGGGCGGACGGCTGGCGCAGGAATTGGGGGTCTCCCGGGCTGCGGTCTGGAAAGCGATCGAATCGCTGCGCGCCGAAGGGATGCAGATCGCCTCGACGCCGGGGGGTGGCTATTGCCTGCCTGCCTCGGATGACAGCCTGACTGCTCCGGGCGTATCCGCCCTGCTGCACACCCATTGTTTTGGGCATGACCTCATCGTCCTGCCTGAAACCGATTCGACCAATACGGCGATCAAACAACACTATGCTGCCACCAAAGGCGAAGGCTTTACCTTCATTGCCGAACGGCAGACCGCGGGTCGCGGCCGTCTGGGGCGTTGTTTTCATTCTTCGTCCGGGCTGGGGCTGTATACCAGTGTGCTGCTGCGGCCCAAAATGCCGCTCGAGCACCTGAACTTTTTGACCATTGCGGCTGCGGTGGCGGTGTGCCAGACCATCGAAACCTGCTGCGGGCTGTGCCCGCAGATCAAATGGGTCAATGACGTGCTGCTCGATGGCCGCAAGATCTGCGGTATCCTGACCGAAGCCTCCATTGAAGGCGAAACCGGCTGCATCGACTATGCCATTGTGGGCATTGGTGTCAACTTCCGTCTGGACCGCGAGTCCCTACCCTCCGATGTGCAGGCCGTTGCCGGCGCACTGGCCGATTTTACCGATGAGCTGCCCCGCCGCGCAGTGCTGGCGGCCGAACTACTGAATCAGCTCGAAACCCTCTACGACCACCTTTGCGCCGGCCGGACCGATGAAGTCCTTACCCCCTACCGCAAACGGCTGTCTTATCTCGATCAGCCCATCCGCGTGCTGGCCCCCGCGGGCGCTTATGATGCCATTTGCCGTGGGGTCAACGACGCCGGTAACTTATTGGTCGAGCGTCCGGACGGCACCCGCGAAACCCTGCAATCGGGCGAGATCAGCACCCGTCCACTTGTTTGA
- a CDS encoding aldehyde dehydrogenase family protein: MKKFKLFINNEWVDAENGKTFLTYNPCTGEPIAEMAYGSAADTRKAIAAADAAFRSGCWSGLDVETRGQYLHRVADILQDRLEEFARWEAMDTGKPIRETRTIDIPLAIRAFHFHADNMKALNGKVIPVPGQPLFDYTTYEPYGVVGSIAPWNFPIHLLTRSIAAALAAGNTVVCKAATLTPVTSQMLAEVFLEAGVPAGVYNIVSGSGGVVGEELLASDEVAMVALTGSEEVGRRLMAASSQAKRIKPLSLELGGKSPIIVEPDCDMNGALNSVILGFCMNQGEVCVSTSRLLLNDAIYDEFMEKLVRRVQKIKIGDCLNDDTQMGSLISADHRKTVHGFVERALAAGGKLACGGHMLTEAPYDKGCFYAPTIIENVTPDMELFQEEVFGPVLAVTRYKTLDEAVELANATRFALGASIFTENIRKMYWLAEKVDAGTMWMNCATKSNIETPFGGNRNSGLGREDGVEGLLEYLKVKNHIWYMGEQYDNFFDFEDE; this comes from the coding sequence ATGAAAAAGTTCAAGCTGTTTATCAACAACGAATGGGTCGACGCCGAAAACGGAAAGACCTTCCTCACTTATAACCCCTGCACGGGCGAGCCGATTGCCGAAATGGCTTATGGCTCGGCAGCAGACACTCGCAAGGCCATTGCCGCAGCTGATGCAGCGTTCCGCTCGGGCTGCTGGTCGGGGCTGGATGTCGAAACCCGCGGCCAGTACCTGCACCGCGTAGCCGACATTTTGCAGGATCGTCTGGAGGAATTTGCCCGCTGGGAAGCCATGGACACCGGCAAGCCCATCCGCGAGACCCGCACGATCGATATCCCGCTGGCCATCCGCGCCTTTCACTTCCATGCGGACAACATGAAGGCGCTCAACGGCAAGGTCATCCCGGTGCCCGGCCAGCCGCTGTTTGACTACACCACCTATGAGCCGTACGGCGTCGTTGGCAGCATTGCACCTTGGAATTTCCCCATCCATCTGCTGACCCGTTCAATTGCTGCCGCCCTGGCTGCTGGCAATACGGTGGTCTGCAAGGCTGCGACCCTGACCCCGGTGACCAGCCAGATGTTGGCCGAGGTCTTCCTGGAAGCGGGCGTGCCGGCTGGTGTATATAACATTGTATCTGGTTCGGGCGGTGTCGTCGGCGAAGAACTGCTGGCCAGCGATGAGGTCGCTATGGTCGCGCTGACCGGTTCGGAAGAAGTCGGCCGCCGTCTGATGGCTGCTTCTTCGCAGGCCAAGCGCATTAAGCCCCTGTCGCTCGAGCTAGGCGGCAAGAGCCCGATCATCGTCGAGCCCGACTGCGATATGAACGGCGCGCTCAATTCGGTGATTCTGGGCTTCTGCATGAACCAGGGCGAAGTTTGTGTTTCCACCTCGCGCCTGCTGCTCAACGACGCGATTTACGATGAATTTATGGAAAAACTGGTGCGCCGCGTGCAGAAGATCAAGATCGGCGACTGCCTGAATGACGACACCCAGATGGGTTCGCTCATCAGCGCCGACCACCGCAAGACCGTGCATGGTTTTGTCGAGCGTGCACTGGCAGCGGGCGGCAAGCTGGCCTGCGGTGGCCATATGCTGACCGAAGCGCCGTATGACAAGGGCTGCTTCTATGCGCCCACCATCATCGAAAATGTTACGCCCGACATGGAACTGTTCCAGGAGGAAGTGTTCGGTCCTGTGCTGGCTGTGACCCGCTACAAGACACTGGACGAAGCGGTCGAACTGGCCAATGCCACCCGCTTTGCACTGGGCGCATCCATCTTCACCGAGAACATCCGCAAGATGTACTGGCTGGCCGAAAAGGTCGATGCGGGCACGATGTGGATGAACTGCGCAACCAAGTCCAACATCGAAACGCCGTTTGGCGGCAACCGCAACAGCGGCCTGGGCCGGGAAGACGGTGTGGAAGGCCTGCTTGAATACCTGAAGGTCAAGAACCATATCTGGTATATGGGCGAACAATACGACAATTTCTTCGATTTCGAAGACGAATAA
- a CDS encoding glycyl-radical enzyme activating protein: MATALVSNIQKCCVHDGPGLRTVVFLMGCPLRCKWCQNPENLASKPVVLYDQEKCVACGRCLPYCEKQCGRLTAEGLDFDRSQCVSCGKCVDYCYTEAKSLCGRRMSVDEVYDAVMRDQVFYRTSGGGVTLSGGEPTMHASFTSELLRRLKESGVHTALETCGFCAPNTMMRLAKYTDLFLYDFKAYTEEVHMKWTAQSNEPIKRNLQMLHDMGKTVIIRIPLIPGVNDGAEFERMMQYLSGFAGLKKVHIMPFHQIGSSKYILSDTPYELADMAECSAEYAEKHARVVQQYGFDVNIGGWDATAAG, from the coding sequence ATGGCGACCGCGTTGGTTTCCAACATTCAAAAATGCTGTGTCCACGATGGCCCCGGCCTGCGCACGGTTGTGTTCCTGATGGGCTGTCCGCTGCGCTGCAAATGGTGCCAAAACCCGGAAAATCTGGCTTCCAAACCGGTCGTCCTCTACGATCAGGAAAAGTGTGTTGCGTGTGGACGCTGCCTGCCGTACTGCGAAAAGCAGTGCGGCAGGCTGACCGCCGAAGGCCTGGATTTTGACCGCAGCCAGTGTGTCAGCTGCGGCAAATGCGTGGATTACTGCTATACCGAAGCAAAAAGTCTGTGCGGCCGCCGCATGTCGGTGGACGAGGTATACGATGCCGTCATGCGCGACCAGGTATTTTACCGCACCAGCGGCGGTGGGGTGACGCTCAGCGGCGGCGAACCGACCATGCACGCTTCGTTTACCTCCGAGCTGCTGCGTCGGCTCAAGGAATCGGGGGTGCATACGGCGCTGGAAACCTGCGGATTCTGCGCGCCGAACACCATGATGCGCCTTGCCAAATACACCGATTTGTTCCTGTATGATTTCAAGGCCTATACCGAAGAAGTTCACATGAAGTGGACCGCGCAGAGCAATGAGCCCATCAAGCGCAACCTGCAAATGCTGCACGACATGGGCAAAACGGTCATCATCCGCATCCCGCTCATTCCTGGCGTCAACGACGGCGCGGAATTTGAACGGATGATGCAATATTTAAGCGGATTTGCGGGCCTTAAAAAAGTACATATCATGCCGTTCCATCAGATCGGCTCCTCGAAATATATTCTATCCGATACCCCGTACGAATTGGCCGATATGGCCGAGTGCAGCGCGGAATATGCCGAAAAGCATGCCCGTGTGGTGCAGCAGTATGGGTTTGACGTCAACATCGGCGGCTGGGACGCGACTGCGGCCGGCTGA
- a CDS encoding pyruvate formate lyase family protein — protein sequence MITPRLEKIKTRLFEKEYHDPGIWYFKDVNILDDTNRDEPLVVRKGLASRYMGEHLPAYVRDDELIVGNPNMNSVGFGTVLPIYATEEELANAAQYKMNANSVWGHHPPHWEKVLHVGFRGIIDEIQAKLEEQYAADEPDAQAIAEYRAMLYAIEGVCRFAERHSQQALADAAKETDPVRRKELFEISRVCSRVPYLPAETMHEALQAYWFTYALVNSGGEYVPLGRVDQHIFPYYEKDVAAGRLTDERANDLLGSFLAKCNERICTDTKKWENHYDFGLFSQGVPLSYSTGTEESGGHESGGYDIRALSYQENESINSDANFNFGQSGNDWLMNMIIGGLRRDGEDGTNEVTFKLLRLRFEMGLLMPTLSVRVSSKAPARLWRELALCLRHCEGEPAIYNDDAIIPGFVDIGVPLEDARDYSNDGCWETLIPGKSYFSYAHIMNLRCLEWVFTRGVTVMTGQTEGVDTGALEDLKDFESFYAAYCRQVDSQIDLQVSRRLENLGMSEMIAPDPLMSTLMDGCIEKGRDMTAANILSYTFHLLLITGLSNVVDSLCAIKKLVYEDKVATLEDFKNAIENNWEGYGELRLLALNKVPKYGNDNDYADEILARVLKDFEDTCVAWRFKQDKIKLPVGIGTFENYAALGRTLSASPDGRGSGEALAPNYSPTPGVDVNGPTAVIKSATRPDLMRYFCGCPLDISLNSNEYLGEAGVTRMEGIIRSFCDLGGQIGTITTTSVEELKDAVVHPEKHKNLKVRMGGLSAYFIAMSAVQQQNIIQRFSKGAVIK from the coding sequence ATGATTACACCGCGTCTGGAAAAAATCAAGACCCGTTTGTTTGAAAAAGAATATCATGATCCGGGCATCTGGTACTTTAAGGATGTCAACATCCTGGACGATACCAACCGGGACGAACCGCTGGTTGTGCGCAAGGGCCTGGCCAGCCGCTACATGGGCGAGCATCTGCCGGCCTATGTCCGCGACGATGAACTGATCGTCGGCAACCCGAATATGAACAGCGTTGGTTTCGGTACCGTGCTGCCCATCTACGCCACCGAAGAGGAACTGGCGAACGCGGCACAATATAAAATGAATGCAAACTCGGTGTGGGGGCATCATCCCCCGCACTGGGAAAAGGTCCTGCACGTAGGCTTCCGCGGCATCATCGACGAGATCCAGGCCAAGCTGGAAGAGCAGTATGCCGCAGACGAGCCGGATGCCCAGGCGATCGCCGAATACCGCGCGATGCTGTACGCGATTGAAGGCGTGTGCCGGTTTGCTGAGCGTCATTCCCAGCAGGCGCTGGCCGATGCAGCTAAGGAGACCGATCCGGTGCGCCGCAAGGAACTGTTTGAAATCAGCCGCGTGTGCAGCCGCGTACCCTATCTGCCCGCCGAAACCATGCACGAAGCCTTGCAGGCTTACTGGTTCACCTATGCGCTGGTCAACAGCGGCGGCGAATATGTTCCGCTCGGCCGTGTCGATCAGCATATCTTCCCGTACTATGAAAAGGACGTGGCAGCCGGCCGTCTGACCGACGAGCGCGCCAACGACCTGCTCGGTTCGTTCCTGGCCAAGTGCAACGAGCGTATCTGCACCGACACCAAGAAGTGGGAGAACCACTACGACTTCGGCCTGTTCTCGCAAGGCGTACCGCTGTCGTACTCGACCGGCACCGAGGAATCGGGCGGCCATGAGTCGGGCGGTTATGATATCCGTGCGCTGAGCTATCAGGAAAACGAGAGCATCAACAGCGATGCAAACTTTAACTTTGGCCAATCGGGCAACGACTGGCTGATGAATATGATCATCGGCGGCCTGCGCCGTGACGGCGAGGATGGCACCAACGAAGTGACCTTCAAGCTGCTGCGTCTGCGCTTTGAGATGGGCCTGCTCATGCCGACCCTGTCGGTGCGCGTGTCGAGCAAGGCGCCCGCCCGCCTGTGGCGTGAACTGGCGCTGTGCCTGCGTCACTGCGAAGGCGAACCGGCCATCTACAACGACGACGCCATCATCCCGGGGTTCGTGGACATCGGCGTCCCGCTCGAAGATGCCCGTGATTACTCCAACGACGGCTGCTGGGAGACCCTCATCCCCGGCAAGAGCTACTTTAGCTATGCACACATTATGAACCTGCGCTGCCTGGAGTGGGTATTCACCCGCGGTGTGACCGTCATGACCGGCCAGACCGAAGGCGTGGATACCGGCGCACTCGAAGACCTGAAGGACTTCGAAAGCTTCTATGCTGCTTACTGCCGTCAGGTTGACAGCCAGATCGACTTGCAGGTAAGCCGCCGTCTGGAAAACCTCGGCATGTCCGAAATGATCGCGCCCGACCCGCTGATGTCTACTTTGATGGACGGCTGCATCGAAAAGGGCCGCGATATGACGGCAGCCAACATTTTGTCGTATACCTTCCATCTGCTGCTCATCACCGGCCTGTCCAATGTAGTGGACTCGCTGTGCGCGATCAAAAAGCTGGTCTATGAAGACAAGGTCGCTACCCTGGAAGACTTCAAGAACGCCATTGAGAACAACTGGGAAGGCTATGGCGAACTGCGCCTGCTGGCCCTCAACAAGGTGCCCAAGTACGGCAACGATAACGATTACGCCGATGAAATCCTGGCGCGCGTTCTGAAGGACTTCGAAGACACCTGTGTGGCTTGGCGCTTTAAGCAGGATAAGATCAAACTGCCGGTCGGCATCGGTACCTTTGAAAACTATGCGGCTCTGGGCCGTACCCTGAGCGCCAGCCCGGATGGGCGCGGCTCGGGCGAAGCCCTGGCGCCCAACTATTCCCCGACACCGGGTGTGGATGTCAACGGCCCAACGGCAGTCATCAAGAGCGCGACCCGTCCGGACCTGATGCGGTATTTCTGCGGCTGTCCGCTGGACATCTCGCTCAACTCGAACGAATACCTGGGCGAGGCGGGTGTGACCCGTATGGAAGGCATCATCCGGTCGTTCTGCGACCTGGGCGGCCAGATCGGCACCATCACCACCACCAGCGTGGAGGAACTGAAGGATGCGGTCGTCCATCCCGAAAAGCATAAGAACCTCAAGGTTCGTATGGGCGGCCTGTCGGCCTATTTCATCGCCATGTCGGCCGTTCAGCAGCAAAACATCATCCAGCGTTTCTCCAAGGGCGCTGTCATCAAGTAA
- a CDS encoding solute:sodium symporter family transporter — protein sequence MGVILTSFLGITLLITLFSFYQARKVARDTSDGYFLGGRSLTGGVIGASLLLCNLSATNFVGMTGNTYRYNMAEIGWETPCAIALVVVAVILLPRYLRRGFATIPDFLEERYDKTVKKWVSILFIICYICNTLPICLYAGAITLNQIFDIPGLFGLTYAQGVWAMVLLIGAIGIVYALFGGLKMVATADTLNGILLVIGGLLVPIFGLLVLGDGDMGAAMTTILNSAPEKLNSIGSESDLLPFSTMFTGLMPVLIYYWGMDQAIIQRALGAKNLKEGQKGVLFAGFLKLLTPIVLMFPGIIAFHLYGAGTIENSDLTYATLVNGVLPKPLIGLFVAAMFGAILSTFNGTLNSVCTLFAMNLYHGKTKDGKPVPEAQVVRVGKICGLIVGVGSMIVAPMIMYAPDGLYAMFQKLNGLFNVPIFTIMVMGYLNKKTPAIAAKVSLIVFIAVYGYTTFFMDLPIYYLHVSGAMFVICCVFMWIMGKVKPTDKVFETKRNNVVSIQPWKYRYEVGTAIMCGVVLTYVALSPIGFAQEGGADMMTGVWMVVGVAITCAVGYLFKKFMARFDRAIYQDEGEETVKAAKTKADYEVG from the coding sequence ATGGGAGTTATTTTGACGAGCTTTCTCGGCATTACCTTGCTGATCACGCTATTTTCCTTTTACCAGGCCCGCAAAGTGGCGCGCGACACCAGCGACGGCTACTTCCTGGGCGGCCGCAGCCTGACCGGCGGCGTCATCGGCGCATCGCTGCTGCTGTGTAACCTGAGTGCGACCAACTTCGTCGGCATGACCGGCAACACCTACCGCTACAACATGGCCGAGATCGGCTGGGAAACGCCTTGCGCCATCGCGCTGGTTGTCGTTGCGGTGATTTTGCTACCGCGCTATCTACGCCGCGGCTTTGCCACCATCCCCGATTTCCTGGAAGAACGTTATGATAAAACCGTGAAAAAATGGGTATCGATCCTGTTTATCATCTGCTACATCTGCAACACCTTGCCGATCTGCCTGTATGCAGGCGCGATCACCCTCAATCAGATTTTTGACATCCCGGGTCTGTTCGGCCTGACCTATGCGCAGGGCGTCTGGGCGATGGTTCTGCTCATCGGCGCTATCGGCATCGTCTATGCACTGTTCGGCGGCCTGAAGATGGTTGCCACCGCGGATACCTTGAACGGCATACTGCTGGTCATCGGCGGTCTGCTGGTTCCGATCTTCGGCCTGCTGGTCCTGGGCGATGGCGATATGGGCGCTGCAATGACCACCATTTTGAACAGCGCACCCGAAAAGCTCAACTCCATTGGCAGTGAATCCGATCTGCTGCCGTTCTCCACCATGTTCACTGGCCTGATGCCCGTACTGATTTATTACTGGGGCATGGATCAGGCAATCATCCAGCGTGCTCTGGGCGCGAAGAACCTGAAAGAAGGCCAGAAGGGCGTTCTGTTTGCCGGCTTCCTCAAGCTGCTCACCCCGATCGTTCTGATGTTCCCGGGCATCATTGCCTTCCACCTCTACGGCGCAGGCACCATCGAAAACAGCGACCTGACTTACGCGACCCTGGTTAATGGCGTACTGCCCAAGCCGCTGATCGGCCTGTTTGTTGCTGCGATGTTCGGCGCGATCCTGTCCACCTTCAACGGCACCCTCAACAGCGTTTGCACCCTGTTTGCGATGAACCTGTACCACGGCAAGACCAAGGACGGCAAGCCGGTTCCGGAAGCACAGGTTGTTCGCGTTGGTAAGATCTGCGGCCTGATCGTTGGCGTTGGCTCGATGATCGTTGCCCCGATGATTATGTACGCACCCGATGGCCTCTACGCGATGTTCCAGAAGCTCAACGGCCTGTTCAATGTGCCGATCTTCACCATCATGGTCATGGGTTACCTCAACAAAAAGACCCCGGCGATTGCCGCCAAGGTCTCTCTGATCGTATTCATCGCCGTTTACGGCTATACCACCTTCTTCATGGACCTGCCGATCTACTATCTGCACGTTTCGGGCGCTATGTTCGTTATCTGCTGTGTCTTCATGTGGATCATGGGCAAGGTCAAGCCCACCGACAAGGTATTCGAAACCAAGCGCAACAATGTGGTTTCCATCCAGCCCTGGAAGTACCGTTATGAAGTCGGCACCGCGATTATGTGCGGCGTTGTCCTGACCTATGTTGCACTTTCTCCGATCGGCTTTGCACAGGAAGGCGGCGCAGACATGATGACTGGCGTATGGATGGTTGTTGGCGTTGCCATCACCTGTGCGGTCGGTTATCTGTTCAAGAAGTTCATGGCTCGCTTTGACCGTGCGATTTATCAGGACGAAGGCGAAGAAACCGTAAAAGCTGCAAAAACCAAGGCCGATTACGAAGTTGGCTGA